One genomic region from Mesorhizobium terrae encodes:
- a CDS encoding putative Ig domain-containing protein, whose amino-acid sequence MGWRGNDRARGAMPAGLAIVFGTALFVLAALVSSTTAQAGTPTTTTFLVSPNPAAEGGTVNFSVAVRNAGLGPTPTGLVNVKVNGGSAITVVLASDGTSSWSSGSMAAGAYLIDAQYPGDANNDPSTSASITLVVKTPITINPATLPVPAVGVAYSTTFTASGGTGSSTFSTTGAIPAGMSLSANGVLSGTPTQAGPNNFTIKATDASGWSGEQGYTLVVNSTLTITTASLPQARVADTYTQSLSASGGIAPYSYTITSGSLPAGLGLAADGTISGTPTQAGAFNVNVMVTDSVGQQASASAQLSLAVQAPSLAITPPTLPAPVLGSAYSQTVVASGGTAPYSYAITSGAFPAGLSLNPTTGEISGTAIEAGGFSFTVAARDSSTGVGAPFMASQGYTFTITAPTISLTPNRLLDPAVGVPYAQKVTASGGSGSYTYSVFGAWPGGLTLSPDGNITGTPTQAGMFRFTITATDRSGGFSGGQMYEITIGSPTITVAGNPSDATGGVPYTGKVTASGGTGPYRFEILTGALPSGLTLDPGGTISGTPSVSGSFDFTVKATDDSTGTGAPFFGTKQMTLKVAAPGIAIGPSSLPNATGGVVYSQALDASGGVGPYSFSVLSGAMPAGINLSTKGVVSGTPTVSGSFDLTVRAADKFGFTGDQKYTLVVAAPEIRLTPASLPAGVGGDAYAQVLNATGGTGPYSFAVSDGALPSGLTLNTDGTLSGTPAQAGSFAVTVTATDAHGFAGTQAYALAISAPLPVAKNISVDVLAGTSARINLTAGATGGPFTTASVVSPPAAEHGRASIEGNGGNYELVFASAATASGKVAISYTVSNKWGASAPATITFNVAARPDPARDPEVTGLIAAQIESANRFAAAQIRNFNGRLEQLHSESERQAGSVNIQLGLSEKTNARKPLSYAEDERGTARSGTTLGFPMDRLSGEPAANAAPKAMAFWAGGFVNFGQRDNGGIDIKNTLAGVSGGVDYRFSPRFVGGIGFGYGRDIADIGENGTRSQAQAISIAAYGSYNPVANVFVDGLLGYSRLDFDSRRFVTNGGGFAEGGRDGQQLFGSLTTAYEHRQDGRLLSPYGRLEASWSRLDAYTETGAGPYNLTYGAQSLSTVAGVLGLRAEYAMPMAWGVFTPKARLEYTHDFSGSSRASMGYADLGNGLPYGFDVKAESRDYLGLGLGFEASIANGWLFGFDYSTARGTGGNAQDHTMAVKIGARW is encoded by the coding sequence ATGGGGTGGCGGGGAAACGATCGCGCGCGCGGCGCTATGCCCGCCGGGCTGGCAATCGTGTTCGGCACGGCGCTGTTCGTCCTCGCGGCGCTTGTGTCGTCCACGACGGCCCAGGCCGGAACGCCCACGACAACCACGTTCTTAGTGTCGCCCAATCCAGCCGCGGAGGGAGGTACTGTTAATTTTAGTGTTGCCGTCAGAAACGCGGGTCTTGGTCCAACGCCGACTGGACTGGTGAACGTGAAAGTAAATGGGGGGTCGGCCATCACCGTCGTCCTGGCTTCCGACGGAACGAGTTCGTGGAGTTCGGGCTCAATGGCTGCGGGCGCTTATCTGATCGATGCCCAATATCCCGGCGATGCGAACAACGATCCAAGCACATCGGCTTCGATTACACTGGTCGTCAAGACGCCCATCACCATCAACCCCGCCACCTTGCCGGTCCCCGCCGTCGGCGTGGCCTACAGCACGACATTCACCGCTTCCGGGGGGACAGGATCTTCTACGTTTTCCACAACCGGCGCTATTCCGGCGGGCATGTCCCTTAGCGCCAACGGCGTATTATCCGGCACGCCGACGCAGGCCGGACCCAACAATTTTACCATCAAGGCGACAGACGCCAGCGGTTGGTCTGGCGAACAGGGCTATACGCTGGTCGTGAACTCGACGCTCACGATCACGACTGCCAGCTTGCCGCAAGCCAGGGTAGCGGATACCTACACACAGTCCCTGTCCGCGTCGGGCGGAATCGCGCCCTACAGCTACACGATAACGTCAGGTTCCCTGCCTGCCGGTTTGGGATTGGCTGCGGACGGCACGATTTCCGGCACGCCTACGCAGGCCGGTGCTTTCAACGTCAACGTTATGGTGACGGATTCAGTCGGACAACAGGCATCGGCTTCAGCTCAACTCTCCTTGGCCGTGCAGGCGCCATCCCTTGCCATCACGCCTCCCACCCTGCCAGCCCCCGTCCTCGGATCGGCTTACAGCCAGACCGTGGTCGCATCGGGCGGCACAGCGCCATACTCCTATGCGATAACGTCAGGCGCTTTCCCCGCCGGTTTGAGTCTCAATCCAACGACGGGCGAGATCTCCGGCACGGCGATAGAAGCGGGCGGCTTCAGTTTCACGGTCGCCGCGAGGGACAGTTCCACGGGCGTCGGTGCTCCGTTTATGGCCAGCCAAGGCTACACCTTCACAATTACTGCCCCAACAATCTCGCTCACCCCGAACCGCCTTCTCGATCCGGCAGTGGGGGTGCCTTATGCCCAGAAAGTGACCGCCTCGGGAGGCTCGGGGTCCTATACCTATTCGGTCTTCGGTGCCTGGCCTGGCGGGTTGACGCTTTCGCCCGACGGCAACATCACCGGCACGCCAACGCAAGCGGGCATGTTCCGTTTCACGATCACCGCGACCGATCGCAGCGGCGGTTTCTCCGGCGGCCAGATGTATGAAATCACAATTGGCTCGCCAACGATCACCGTTGCCGGAAATCCATCCGACGCCACCGGCGGGGTGCCTTACACCGGCAAAGTGACCGCTTCCGGAGGGACCGGGCCGTACAGGTTTGAAATCTTGACCGGCGCCCTGCCGTCCGGGCTGACACTGGACCCCGGCGGCACGATCTCAGGTACACCGAGTGTCTCCGGCAGCTTCGACTTCACCGTCAAGGCCACCGACGATTCGACGGGAACGGGCGCCCCCTTCTTCGGCACCAAACAGATGACGCTGAAGGTGGCAGCCCCGGGAATCGCGATCGGGCCAAGCAGCCTGCCGAACGCGACCGGCGGCGTCGTCTACAGCCAGGCGTTGGACGCGTCTGGCGGCGTCGGCCCCTACAGCTTCTCCGTCTTGTCGGGCGCCATGCCCGCCGGCATCAACCTGAGCACCAAAGGTGTGGTTTCCGGTACGCCGACGGTGTCGGGATCGTTCGATCTCACCGTCCGGGCGGCCGACAAGTTCGGCTTCACGGGCGATCAAAAATACACGCTGGTTGTCGCCGCGCCGGAAATCAGGCTCACGCCGGCTTCGCTCCCCGCCGGGGTGGGGGGCGATGCCTATGCGCAGGTGCTGAACGCCACGGGCGGCACCGGCCCCTACAGCTTCGCCGTCAGCGACGGCGCGCTGCCCTCGGGCTTGACGTTGAATACCGACGGCACGCTGTCGGGCACGCCGGCGCAAGCCGGCAGTTTCGCCGTCACGGTGACCGCCACCGACGCGCATGGCTTCGCGGGAACGCAGGCCTATGCACTCGCCATCTCCGCCCCGCTTCCTGTGGCGAAGAATATCAGCGTGGATGTCCTGGCCGGAACCTCGGCGAGGATAAACCTGACGGCCGGCGCGACAGGCGGACCGTTCACGACGGCATCGGTCGTCAGCCCACCTGCCGCTGAGCACGGCAGGGCGTCGATCGAGGGCAATGGCGGCAACTACGAACTGGTCTTCGCTTCCGCCGCCACCGCGTCCGGCAAGGTGGCGATTTCCTACACGGTGTCGAACAAATGGGGCGCTTCGGCGCCCGCGACCATCACCTTCAACGTCGCTGCCCGGCCCGACCCGGCGCGGGACCCGGAAGTGACCGGCCTTATCGCAGCGCAGATAGAATCGGCGAACCGCTTTGCCGCGGCGCAAATCCGCAATTTCAACGGGCGGCTGGAGCAGCTGCACAGCGAAAGCGAGCGGCAGGCCGGTTCGGTCAATATCCAGCTGGGTCTCAGCGAGAAGACCAATGCGCGCAAGCCGCTCTCCTATGCCGAGGACGAGCGCGGCACGGCGCGGTCCGGCACCACGCTCGGCTTTCCGATGGACAGGCTTTCGGGCGAGCCGGCCGCGAACGCTGCGCCGAAGGCCATGGCGTTCTGGGCCGGCGGCTTCGTCAATTTCGGCCAGCGCGACAATGGCGGCATCGACATCAAGAACACGCTGGCTGGCGTCAGCGGCGGCGTCGATTATCGCTTCTCGCCGCGCTTTGTCGGTGGCATCGGTTTCGGTTATGGCCGCGACATCGCCGACATTGGCGAAAACGGCACGAGAAGCCAGGCGCAGGCGATCAGCATCGCCGCCTATGGCAGCTACAATCCCGTCGCCAATGTCTTCGTCGACGGCCTGCTCGGCTACAGCCGGCTCGATTTCGACAGCCGCCGCTTCGTGACGAACGGAGGTGGTTTCGCTGAAGGCGGCCGCGACGGCCAGCAGCTGTTCGGCTCGCTCACCACGGCCTACGAACACCGCCAGGATGGCCGGTTGCTGTCGCCCTATGGCAGGCTCGAAGCGTCATGGTCGCGGTTGGATGCCTACACCGAGACAGGCGCCGGTCCCTACAATCTGACCTATGGCGCGCAATCGCTGTCGACGGTGGCCGGCGTGCTGGGCCTGCGGGCCGAATATGCGATGCCGATGGCCTGGGGCGTGTTCACGCCAAAGGCGCGGCTTGAATACACGCATGATTTCAGCGGCTCCAGCCGCGCCTCGATGGGTTATGCCGACCTCGGCAACGGCTTGCCTTATGGCTTCGACGTCAAGGCCGAAAGCCGCGACTATCTCGGGCTGGGACTGGGCTTCGAGGCCAGTATCGCCAATGGCTGGCTGTTCGGCTTCGACTACAGCACCGCGCGCGGCACCGGCGGCAATGCGCAGGACCACACCATGGCGGTGAAAATCGGCGCGCGGTGGTGA
- the dapA gene encoding 4-hydroxy-tetrahydrodipicolinate synthase → MVADIDRTRFKGAISALPTPFRKGAVDMAGLDFLIRWQLDQGIDGIAVCGTTGEAPTLTPDEHLAVTRRAVEIVAGKVPVIAGTGSNSTLETILSTLAAAECGADAALIVTPYYNRPSQEGLYRHFATIAQATTIPIILYNVPCRTGVDLLPDTVRRLAAFPAIIGIKDATGDLSRVERTTKLAGQDFLQFSGHDATALAFNSAGGVGTISVVANMAPRLCADMHRACRQGDQLSARTIQRRLEPLVAALECETNPVPVKYAMHRLLGLSPEVRLPLTPALPETEAAIEEAITGLFPFDFDQPQPRSLAARR, encoded by the coding sequence ATGGTTGCCGATATCGACAGAACGCGCTTCAAGGGCGCCATCTCGGCCCTGCCGACACCGTTCCGCAAGGGAGCGGTCGACATGGCCGGTCTCGATTTCCTCATTCGCTGGCAGCTCGACCAGGGCATAGACGGCATCGCGGTCTGCGGCACCACCGGCGAGGCGCCGACGCTGACGCCGGACGAGCACCTCGCGGTGACGCGCCGCGCGGTGGAAATTGTTGCCGGCAAAGTACCGGTCATCGCCGGTACCGGCTCGAACAGCACGCTGGAAACGATCCTGTCGACGCTCGCCGCCGCCGAATGCGGCGCGGATGCGGCGCTCATCGTCACGCCCTATTACAACAGACCGAGCCAGGAGGGTCTCTACCGCCACTTCGCCACCATCGCGCAGGCGACGACCATCCCGATCATTCTCTACAATGTGCCATGCCGCACCGGTGTCGACCTGTTGCCCGACACAGTGCGCAGGCTTGCCGCCTTCCCGGCCATCATCGGCATCAAGGACGCCACCGGCGACCTTAGCCGCGTCGAACGCACGACGAAGCTGGCCGGCCAGGATTTCCTGCAGTTTTCGGGGCATGACGCCACGGCGCTCGCCTTCAACAGCGCGGGCGGCGTGGGCACGATCTCGGTCGTGGCCAATATGGCGCCACGGCTGTGCGCCGACATGCATCGCGCCTGCCGCCAGGGCGACCAGCTTTCGGCGCGCACGATCCAGCGCCGGCTGGAACCGCTGGTCGCAGCGCTGGAGTGCGAGACCAACCCGGTTCCGGTGAAATACGCCATGCACCGCCTGCTGGGCCTGAGCCCCGAGGTGCGGCTGCCGCTGACGCCGGCCCTGCCGGAAACGGAAGCCGCCATCGAGGAGGCGATCACCGGGCTGTTCCCGTTCGATTTCGACCAGCCGCAGCCCCGGAGCCTTGCCGCCCGCCGCTAG